A genomic segment from Methanoplanus limicola DSM 2279 encodes:
- the larC gene encoding nickel pincer cofactor biosynthesis protein LarC, whose translation MLTIVFDPFHGAAGDMIISSLLDLGADEEEVMTAMESVVTRPSLKRVNRCGISALYINTHAEKISRTPEEVYSIVKTASAPKNAITMALSVFRRIAEAEEKIHGHCPHFHEVGADDAIADVIGACTAFLSVNPDLVFVMPVRTGTGFVRSAHGIIPVPAPATMEIMCRGKLRYLHSDEKCELLTPTGAALLSEFSSYAGTDHPPEGRILSTGYGAGTADTEDIPNVLRLYTVESEQNEENVVDILETNVDDTTGENIAYLIRKLMNSGARDVSAIPAIMKKGRPGHLLKVICSPKDSEKFVGILCDELGTLGIRHFKSVHRTAIKRMFEKIELNSGENKYSVTIKAGIKENRIISLKPEYDDIKIIAENTGIPLQEVRRIATEKGYQTLKQRFSSTELN comes from the coding sequence ATGCTCACTATCGTATTTGATCCATTCCATGGTGCTGCGGGAGATATGATAATATCCTCACTGCTTGACCTGGGGGCAGATGAAGAAGAGGTTATGACTGCAATGGAGTCAGTCGTGACCAGACCCTCTCTTAAAAGAGTAAATAGGTGTGGAATTTCAGCTTTATACATCAATACACATGCAGAGAAGATCTCCAGAACCCCGGAAGAGGTATATTCAATTGTTAAAACCGCATCAGCGCCAAAAAATGCTATAACGATGGCATTATCGGTATTCAGAAGAATAGCGGAGGCTGAAGAGAAGATACACGGCCACTGCCCACATTTCCACGAAGTCGGCGCGGATGATGCCATTGCAGATGTTATTGGCGCATGCACAGCGTTTCTCTCTGTTAATCCTGATCTGGTTTTTGTAATGCCTGTAAGGACAGGAACCGGATTTGTAAGGTCAGCACACGGCATAATTCCGGTGCCTGCGCCCGCAACTATGGAGATAATGTGCAGAGGTAAACTCAGGTATTTACATTCCGATGAAAAATGTGAACTGCTTACACCTACCGGTGCGGCATTATTATCAGAATTCAGTTCATATGCCGGAACTGACCACCCACCTGAGGGCAGGATATTATCAACAGGATATGGTGCAGGAACTGCTGATACAGAAGATATACCAAATGTGCTCAGATTATATACAGTTGAATCTGAGCAAAATGAAGAGAATGTTGTGGACATTCTGGAGACAAATGTGGATGATACAACCGGTGAAAATATTGCATATCTTATCCGGAAACTCATGAATTCCGGGGCAAGGGATGTATCCGCAATTCCGGCAATAATGAAGAAAGGCAGGCCCGGACACCTGTTAAAAGTAATATGCAGCCCAAAAGACTCTGAAAAGTTTGTAGGGATTTTATGTGATGAACTAGGCACACTGGGTATAAGGCACTTTAAGTCTGTTCACAGGACTGCTATAAAGAGGATGTTTGAAAAGATTGAGTTAAATTCCGGGGAAAATAAATATTCTGTAACCATAAAAGCCGGCATAAAGGAGAACAGAATTATTTCACTTAAACCTGAATATGATGATATTAAAATCATTGCTGAAAATACCGGAATTCCACTGCAGGAAGTCAGAAGAATTGCCACAGAGAAAGGTTATCAGACATTGAAGCAGAGATTCAGCAGTACAGAACTGAACTAA
- a CDS encoding RuBisCO large subunit C-terminal-like domain-containing protein translates to MSDLFSYYYFRPRSDTKPEDAAIAIAEEETTGTWTDLKTRKDYVKALDGSVEELHAEGDGYVAKIRYPAEIFEPGNIPQYLSVFAGNLFGLGRLDAVRLLDIDIPEKLACFEGPLFGMKGVRRLIGTDKSGRPHVGTIIKPKVGLTPKDTAEVAYNAAVGGVDFIKDDETLTDQAFCPMDERIEAVMGKIDRAQGETGRKILYAVNISDRADRIVERAERALEHGANTLMVDVITCGYSALQALSEEMKINVPVHVHRTMHGAMTRMPEHGIAMRPLARLVRLSGGDQLHTGTISGKMGHSPEELKRDNEILKEDYFGLKPVFPVASGGLHPGKVHAEISGLGCDIVLQAGGGIHGHPDGTESGARAMRQAVDAYMEGLTAQEYAKDHTELRKALEKWGVR, encoded by the coding sequence ATGTCTGATCTATTCTCATATTATTACTTCAGGCCACGCAGCGATACAAAACCTGAGGATGCGGCAATAGCAATTGCTGAAGAAGAGACAACAGGTACATGGACTGATCTTAAAACAAGAAAGGATTATGTAAAAGCTCTTGACGGGAGCGTTGAGGAACTTCATGCAGAGGGAGACGGGTATGTCGCAAAAATACGCTATCCTGCTGAGATTTTTGAACCTGGAAATATACCTCAGTATCTAAGTGTTTTTGCCGGAAATCTTTTTGGACTTGGAAGACTTGACGCTGTGCGTCTTCTGGATATTGACATTCCTGAAAAACTTGCCTGCTTTGAAGGACCTCTTTTTGGTATGAAAGGTGTCAGGAGGCTTATCGGTACAGATAAATCCGGAAGACCGCATGTCGGAACTATTATTAAACCAAAGGTTGGCCTGACTCCAAAAGATACTGCTGAAGTTGCATATAATGCCGCTGTTGGTGGTGTAGATTTCATTAAAGATGATGAAACACTGACAGACCAGGCATTTTGTCCAATGGATGAGAGAATTGAGGCAGTTATGGGGAAAATTGACAGGGCACAGGGTGAAACAGGCAGGAAAATCCTTTATGCTGTCAATATCTCTGACCGTGCTGACAGAATAGTAGAGCGTGCTGAAAGAGCACTTGAGCATGGTGCAAACACACTTATGGTTGATGTAATCACCTGCGGTTATTCGGCGCTTCAGGCACTATCAGAAGAGATGAAAATAAATGTACCGGTTCATGTTCACCGGACAATGCATGGTGCAATGACCAGAATGCCAGAACACGGTATTGCAATGAGGCCGCTTGCAAGACTTGTCCGCCTTTCAGGCGGGGACCAGCTGCATACCGGAACTATAAGTGGAAAGATGGGCCATTCACCCGAAGAGCTTAAAAGGGACAACGAAATATTGAAAGAAGATTATTTCGGGCTGAAACCTGTTTTTCCGGTGGCAAGCGGCGGGTTGCATCCGGGAAAGGTTCACGCTGAAATATCAGGACTTGGCTGTGATATTGTTCTGCAGGCCGGAGGTGGTATTCACGGGCACCCTGATGGGACTGAATCAGGTGCGCGTGCAATGAGGCAGGCAGTGGATGCATATATGGAGGGTTTAACGGCACAGGAATATGCAAAAGACCACACAGAACTTAGAAAGGCTCTGGAGAAGTGGGGTGTTCGTTAA
- the dapF gene encoding diaminopimelate epimerase produces the protein MEIFFTKLQGNGNDFILIDEMKENIIPDLMKGQFAGLYCDRRYGIGADGVLFVSGSEVADVRMRLFQPDESEAEMCGNGIRCLAKYAFDMEYVKANCTIETESGVLSVDMEYDSEGEFSAVIDMGEIIFERTRIPAAGSGNYCEEIDGRTVYAVNTGVPHAVVFTGDLNILPVCEIAPKIRHHESFPKGANVNFVEITGKDEIAIRTFERGVEDETFSCGTGSTASAAVANYLNKTGNVVSVTTKGGPLTIFIDDGRARMKGPAVTVFKGSISF, from the coding sequence ATGGAGATATTCTTTACAAAACTGCAGGGTAACGGTAATGATTTCATTTTAATTGATGAGATGAAAGAGAATATAATTCCGGATCTGATGAAGGGGCAGTTTGCCGGATTATACTGCGACCGCAGGTATGGTATAGGTGCAGACGGAGTCTTATTTGTATCCGGATCTGAAGTTGCAGATGTAAGAATGAGACTTTTTCAGCCCGATGAAAGTGAGGCCGAGATGTGCGGCAATGGCATCCGCTGCCTTGCAAAATATGCCTTCGATATGGAATATGTTAAGGCTAACTGCACAATTGAGACTGAGTCCGGAGTTCTCTCTGTTGATATGGAGTATGATTCCGAAGGTGAATTTTCGGCAGTTATAGACATGGGTGAAATTATCTTTGAGAGAACACGGATACCGGCAGCAGGATCAGGAAACTATTGCGAGGAGATTGACGGCAGGACCGTGTATGCTGTGAATACAGGAGTGCCCCATGCCGTAGTCTTCACCGGGGACCTTAACATTCTGCCCGTGTGTGAAATAGCACCAAAGATAAGACACCATGAATCATTTCCAAAAGGGGCAAATGTAAATTTTGTAGAGATCACAGGCAAAGATGAAATTGCCATCCGGACATTTGAAAGAGGCGTTGAGGACGAAACATTCAGCTGCGGTACAGGATCAACAGCCTCTGCCGCAGTTGCAAATTATCTTAACAAAACCGGGAATGTGGTCAGTGTCACAACAAAAGGCGGTCCGCTGACGATATTTATAGATGACGGAAGGGCAAGAATGAAGGGGCCTGCTGTTACAGTATTTAAGGGTTCGATATCTTTTTAA
- the atwA gene encoding methyl coenzyme M reductase system, component A2: MAPFVTVENLCKDFDGHRVLDNINFDIEEGEIVGIIGRSGAGKTVLMHLIRGVDTPPTSGRIIFHISYCEKCPHTDLQSKAGSKCPKCGSKLISGDFDLWDENNAGMKRRIMRRSAIMFQRSFALYGDDRVIENVMHALSDVNYPSEKQVSRAADLLDEVRLSHRMMHIARDLSGGEKQRVVLARQLAKEPLLLCADEPTGTLDPRTANIVHEMLHEASVNNGMSMVVSSHFSEIIEDICKRAIFLEDGKIKRIGDSKEIVREFLKDANDEESFDKPDIGKDLLKAKDVTKRYITVDRGMIKAVDGVSFEVAEREIFGIIGTSGAGKTTLSRIISGIIEPTGGNMDVRIGDQWIDMTKPGIEFRGRAKCYIGLLHQEYDLYPHRNILDNLTDSIGLEFPKELAMRKAIITLKMAGFTEDKSRDILNRLPSQLSEGEKHRVALAQVLIREPRIILLDEPTGTMDPITKIDVKHSIMHAREEMDETFIVVSHDMEFVRDICDRAMLMRHGKIVTIGKTEEVLEYLTNEEREIMSRSEV; this comes from the coding sequence ATGGCACCATTTGTTACGGTTGAGAATCTTTGCAAGGACTTTGATGGACATAGGGTTCTGGACAATATAAATTTTGATATAGAAGAAGGGGAAATTGTCGGAATAATAGGCAGAAGCGGTGCAGGCAAAACAGTGCTGATGCATCTTATAAGGGGCGTAGACACACCGCCGACTTCCGGCAGAATTATTTTCCATATATCATACTGTGAAAAATGTCCACATACAGATCTGCAAAGCAAAGCAGGGAGTAAATGCCCAAAATGTGGTAGTAAATTAATTTCAGGCGATTTTGATCTCTGGGATGAAAATAACGCAGGGATGAAGAGAAGGATTATGCGCCGCAGTGCGATAATGTTTCAGAGGTCATTTGCACTTTATGGTGATGACAGGGTAATAGAAAATGTCATGCACGCATTAAGTGATGTAAATTATCCTTCAGAAAAACAGGTTTCAAGAGCTGCAGATCTTCTTGATGAAGTAAGACTCTCGCATAGGATGATGCACATTGCCCGCGATCTCTCCGGTGGAGAAAAACAGCGTGTGGTTCTTGCAAGGCAGCTTGCAAAAGAGCCACTCTTATTATGTGCAGATGAACCTACCGGAACTCTTGACCCCAGAACTGCCAATATCGTCCATGAGATGCTTCATGAGGCATCCGTAAATAACGGTATGAGTATGGTGGTATCTTCTCACTTCTCTGAGATAATTGAAGACATCTGCAAACGCGCAATATTTCTTGAAGATGGTAAGATCAAAAGAATCGGCGACTCCAAAGAAATTGTCAGGGAGTTTCTGAAAGATGCAAACGATGAAGAGAGCTTTGATAAACCTGATATCGGCAAAGATCTGCTTAAAGCAAAAGATGTTACCAAACGCTATATTACTGTTGACAGGGGTATGATTAAAGCCGTTGACGGGGTGTCTTTTGAGGTTGCCGAAAGAGAAATCTTTGGTATAATAGGAACAAGCGGCGCAGGAAAAACTACACTGTCAAGAATAATATCGGGGATTATTGAGCCTACCGGCGGAAACATGGATGTCAGAATCGGTGATCAGTGGATAGATATGACAAAGCCCGGAATAGAATTCCGCGGTCGGGCAAAATGCTACATTGGTCTGCTTCACCAGGAATATGATCTTTACCCGCACAGGAATATTCTGGATAACCTGACAGATTCAATCGGCCTTGAATTCCCGAAAGAACTTGCCATGAGAAAGGCAATAATCACTCTTAAAATGGCCGGTTTTACCGAGGATAAGAGCAGGGACATTCTGAACCGTCTCCCAAGTCAGCTGAGTGAAGGAGAGAAACACCGTGTTGCACTTGCACAGGTGCTTATCCGTGAACCAAGAATTATTCTTCTTGATGAGCCAACCGGAACAATGGATCCAATTACAAAGATAGATGTCAAACATTCCATAATGCACGCACGTGAAGAGATGGACGAGACATTTATTGTTGTTTCCCACGATATGGAATTTGTAAGGGATATATGTGACAGGGCGATGTTGATGAGACATGGTAAGATAGTAACTATCGGAAAAACGGAAGAAGTTCTGGAATACCTTACCAATGAAGAACGCGAAATTATGTCCCGTTCTGAAGTATGA
- a CDS encoding HAD family hydrolase: MKVAIVFDSAGTLLYTYRVAMDVRSRKMKTGVESTMLTCSKEGRSLILLYAHSLNIFETPSDTLLSDYMKKEGIKFGIACSNGIVTHEEVSEYLLNDEFARISDLQVCIKKVWNCCKKLPIVAMNSGVIVNRNLKGIEFTITSGGRPFSNAKEAVSDLHKMGVATYVASGDRTDKLVRMADYLGIAHDNIHGVATPSIKAQVIKDLKCEYDTVIMVGDGVNDIPALREADISVLTCQQNKNKPNKLIEAADIIINDVSEIKNIAENAINGRDFKKN, from the coding sequence ATGAAAGTCGCTATTGTTTTTGACAGTGCAGGCACTCTATTATATACTTACCGTGTAGCGATGGATGTAAGGTCCAGGAAAATGAAGACGGGTGTAGAAAGTACAATGCTCACATGTTCCAAAGAGGGACGATCACTGATTCTTCTTTACGCACACTCGCTGAATATATTTGAGACGCCGTCTGATACACTTCTCTCTGATTATATGAAAAAAGAAGGTATAAAATTTGGAATTGCCTGTTCAAACGGTATAGTTACGCATGAAGAAGTCTCAGAATATCTTCTGAATGATGAATTCGCCAGAATTTCAGATCTCCAGGTATGTATAAAAAAAGTCTGGAACTGTTGCAAAAAACTACCGATTGTTGCTATGAACAGTGGTGTTATCGTTAACCGGAACCTTAAGGGAATTGAATTTACTATAACTTCCGGAGGGCGGCCTTTTTCAAATGCAAAAGAGGCAGTCTCCGATTTACATAAGATGGGAGTTGCAACATATGTAGCATCAGGAGACAGAACAGACAAACTGGTCAGAATGGCTGACTATCTTGGTATTGCCCATGACAATATACACGGTGTTGCTACGCCGTCAATAAAAGCACAGGTCATAAAAGATCTGAAATGTGAATATGATACTGTAATTATGGTTGGGGACGGAGTAAATGATATTCCAGCACTAAGAGAAGCAGATATTTCAGTTCTTACATGTCAGCAAAATAAGAATAAGCCAAATAAACTTATTGAAGCAGCAGACATTATTATAAATGATGTGAGTGAAATTAAAAATATCGCAGAAAATGCAATCAATGGGCGGGATTTCAAAAAAAATTGA
- the radB gene encoding DNA repair and recombination protein RadB, translating to MDISKIHTGSDVLDELIGGGLEKRVITQYYGEPAGGKSTFCLMSAVSVLKSGGSVIYIDSEGFSAERYRQIAGENATEMAANIILFEPCDFREQSIMIDQCREILEKKSTGLIILDSITALYRVNAAGSGDVQRQLSQQLIKLLAYSRRYDIPVIVTNQVYTDIDTDRLSGLGGTSLRHISKVIVRIERDNNSRKAVLEKHRSKPEGESFRFEITEKGIKKISNP from the coding sequence ATGGATATTTCAAAGATACATACAGGCTCAGACGTACTTGACGAACTTATAGGCGGAGGTCTGGAGAAAAGAGTAATTACACAATATTATGGCGAACCTGCAGGAGGTAAAAGCACCTTCTGTCTCATGAGTGCTGTAAGTGTCCTTAAGTCCGGGGGTTCAGTTATATACATAGACTCGGAAGGTTTTTCAGCAGAGCGGTACAGGCAGATTGCCGGAGAAAATGCCACTGAAATGGCTGCTAATATCATTTTATTTGAACCATGTGACTTCAGGGAGCAGAGTATTATGATCGACCAGTGCAGGGAAATCCTGGAGAAAAAAAGCACCGGGCTGATTATTCTTGATTCTATTACGGCACTGTACAGGGTGAATGCCGCAGGTTCCGGAGATGTGCAGAGGCAGCTGTCGCAGCAGCTGATTAAACTTCTGGCTTATTCAAGAAGATATGATATCCCCGTAATTGTAACAAATCAGGTCTATACTGACATTGATACAGACAGGCTGTCAGGCCTTGGAGGGACATCACTAAGACATATTTCAAAGGTGATCGTCAGAATAGAAAGGGATAATAACTCAAGAAAAGCTGTTCTTGAAAAACACCGCTCAAAACCGGAGGGAGAATCTTTTCGGTTTGAAATAACAGAAAAAGGGATTAAAAAGATATCGAACCCTTAA